One window of the Shewanella litorisediminis genome contains the following:
- the aceA gene encoding isocitrate lyase → MSKYISRQEQIDALKKDWAENPRWKGVRRPYTAEEVVSLRGSFVPENTVAQRGAAKLWELVNGGAKKGYVNSLGALTGGQAVQQAKAGIEAIYLSGWQVAADANLAGTMYPDQSLYPANSVPAVVGRINNSFRRADQIQWSNGVGPEDDKFVDYFLPIVADAEAGFGGVLNAYELMKSMIDAGAAGVHFEDQLASVKKCGHMGGKVLVPTQEAVQKLVAARLAADVSGVETLVIARTDANAADLLTSDCDPYDSDFITGERTSEGFYRVRAGLDQAIARGLAYAPYADLIWCETAKPDLEEARRFAEAIHAQYPDQLLAYNCSPSFNWKKNLDDATIAKFQQALSDMGYKYQFITLAGIHNMWFNMFDLAYDYARGEGMKHYVEKVQEAEFAAASKGYTFVAHQQEVGTGYFDKMTNIIQGGASSVTALTGSTEEEQFH, encoded by the coding sequence CAAGTACATCAGCCGCCAGGAACAAATTGACGCACTGAAAAAGGACTGGGCCGAAAACCCACGCTGGAAAGGGGTGCGCCGTCCCTACACTGCCGAAGAAGTGGTTTCACTGCGCGGCTCCTTCGTACCAGAGAATACAGTTGCCCAGCGCGGAGCCGCCAAACTGTGGGAGCTGGTCAACGGTGGTGCCAAGAAAGGCTATGTGAACTCCCTCGGTGCCCTGACCGGTGGTCAGGCCGTACAACAGGCCAAGGCCGGTATTGAAGCTATCTACTTGTCGGGCTGGCAGGTTGCCGCCGATGCCAACCTGGCCGGTACCATGTACCCAGACCAGTCGCTGTACCCAGCCAACTCTGTGCCTGCTGTGGTTGGTCGTATCAATAACTCTTTCCGCCGCGCAGATCAGATCCAATGGAGCAACGGTGTTGGCCCGGAAGATGACAAGTTTGTCGATTACTTCCTGCCAATCGTTGCCGATGCAGAAGCCGGTTTTGGTGGTGTACTCAATGCGTACGAATTGATGAAGTCCATGATTGATGCCGGTGCCGCCGGTGTGCACTTTGAAGACCAGCTGGCGTCGGTGAAAAAATGCGGTCACATGGGCGGTAAGGTGTTGGTGCCAACGCAGGAAGCGGTACAAAAACTGGTTGCGGCCCGTCTGGCGGCTGACGTGTCCGGTGTTGAGACGCTGGTGATTGCCCGTACCGACGCCAACGCTGCCGATTTGCTGACCTCGGATTGCGACCCATACGACAGCGACTTCATCACAGGTGAGCGCACCAGTGAAGGTTTCTACCGTGTCCGTGCCGGTCTGGATCAGGCCATCGCCCGCGGTCTGGCTTATGCTCCTTATGCCGACCTCATCTGGTGTGAAACCGCCAAGCCGGATTTGGAAGAAGCCCGCCGTTTCGCAGAGGCCATCCATGCCCAGTACCCAGACCAGCTGCTGGCCTATAACTGCTCGCCTTCGTTCAACTGGAAGAAGAACCTTGACGATGCCACTATCGCCAAGTTCCAGCAGGCGCTGTCTGACATGGGCTACAAGTATCAGTTCATCACTCTGGCCGGTATCCACAACATGTGGTTCAACATGTTCGACCTGGCGTACGACTACGCCCGTGGCGAAGGCATGAAGCACTATGTTGAGAAGGTTCAGGAAGCCGAGTTCGCTGCCGCCAGCAAGGGATATACCTTTGTGGCGCACCAACAGGAAGTGGGCACAGGCTACTTCGACAAGATGACCAACATCATCCAGGGCGGCGCCTCTTCAGTGACCGCACTGACCGGTTCCACCGAGGAAGAACAGTTCCACTGA